In a genomic window of Callithrix jacchus isolate 240 chromosome 22, calJac240_pri, whole genome shotgun sequence:
- the MIA gene encoding melanoma-derived growth regulatory protein, producing MAWSLVFLGVILLSAFPGPGVRGGPMPKLADRKLCADQECSHPISMAVALQDYVAPDCRFLTIHRGQVVYVFSKLKGRGRLFWGGSVQGDYYGDVAARLGYFPSSIVREDQTLKPARVDVKTDKWDFYCQ from the exons ATGGCCTGGTCCCTGGTGTTCCTTGGGGTCATCTTGCTATCTGCCTTCCCAGGACCTGGTGTCAGGGGCGGCCCCATGCCCAAGCTGGCTGACCGGAAGCTGTGTGCGGACCAGGAGTGCAGCC ACCCAATCTCCATGGCTGTGGCCCTTCAGGACTACGTGGCCCCTGACTGCCGATTCCTGACCATTCACCGGGGCCAAGTGGTGTATGTCTTCTCCAAGTTGAAGGGCCGTGGGCGGCTCTTCTGGGGAGGCAGC GTTCAGGGAGATTACTATGGAGATGTGGCCGCTCGCCTGGGCTACTTCCCAAGTAGCATTGTGAGAGAGGACCAGACCCTGAAACCTGCCAGAGTGGATGTGAAGACAGAC aaaTGGGATTTCTACTGCCAGTGA